Proteins encoded together in one Lathyrus oleraceus cultivar Zhongwan6 chromosome 5, CAAS_Psat_ZW6_1.0, whole genome shotgun sequence window:
- the LOC127079935 gene encoding putative expansin-B2 has product MNALLRCMISLVLFSSLLINPCYCFKRNPFNVSHFEKDKDDDDDDDKWQKGTATHYGPPNGAGSTGGACGYGDTVEKYPINKMISAAGGSIFRGGKGCGSCYKVKCTENSECSGKYVRVTISDECGGCDKDHLDLSCTAFASLAKKGEENAKELLDAGRIKIQYKRVACNFGRSIAFLIDSGANPYHFIVQIQYQNGYGDIEKVELKHGHKSKVWVPMQHSWGARWFLSNNGVPLKPPFSIKLTQSGNGKSKTFKARKVIPKSWKPGQLYWSRSNL; this is encoded by the exons ATGAATGCTCTTCTTCGTTGCATGATTTCTCTTGTATTATTCTCTTCTCTTCTGATAAATCCTTGTTATTGCTTCAAAAGGAATCCATTTAATGTTTCTCATTTTGAAAAGGAtaaggatgatgatgatgatgatgataaatggCAAAAGGGAACAGCTACACATTATGGACCTCCAAATGGTGCTGGATCAACAG GAGGTGCATGTGGATATGGTGATACCGTAGAAAAATATCCGATTAATAAAATGATATCTGCTGCCGGTGGATCTATTTTCCGTGGTGGAAAAGGTTGTGGTTCTTGTTATAAGGTGAAATGCACAGAAAATAGTGAATGTTCAGGAAAATATGTGAGAGTGACTATAAGTGATGAATGTGGAGGATGTGATAAGGATCATTTGGATCTAAGTTGCACTGCCTTTGCTTCCCTTGCAAAAAAAGGCGAAGAAAATGCTAAAGAACTTCTCGATGCTGGACGCATTAAGATTCAGTACAAAAGGGTTGCATGCAATTTTGGGAGGTCAATAGCCTTTTTAATTGATAGTGGAGCCAACCCATATCATTTTATTGTTCAAATACAATATCAAAATGGATATGGTGACATTGAAAAAGTTGAATTGAAGCATGGGCATAAATCAAAAGTATGGGTTCCAATGCAACATTCTTGGGGTGCAAGATGGTTTTTGAGCAATAATGGTGTACCGTTGAAACCTCCATTTAGTATTAAGCTCACACAAAGTGGAAATGGAAAATCCAAGACCTTTAAAGCTCGTAAAGTCATTCCAAAAAGTTGGAAACCTGGCCAACTTTATTGGTCACGTTCTAATTTATAG